A region from the Acidiferrobacter sp. SPIII_3 genome encodes:
- a CDS encoding DUF3138 family protein produces the protein MHIKNHIKTVRRSLVLAMMAGVVPAMAATHNAATVDGISISGYIDPTYIYNQDAQVSSFFFADRNAPYYYYHSTFGDLFLNFNKKFGNGGSIDIQIMPTRGYGGSFGSPATTPHAANSIINAAILTLPVSKTVDFIAGQVPAWDGYELETSPQMLTITHNLLYDFSEPGYFTGAGASYTSGILTVQTLVGNSWNTAYTGSAAPTKAPTFEYRVSAAPTSHLSFGLYGTIGKNPMLINPAVETTRIYNDFDGTYTLGAATFNWQFDLGHQTAGAANGGNAMWYGTSLLANYRFTPLVGATLRYDYLNDKKNGGHVALADYYDGFAPTSALAPGVNNGPVRQAVTADLLLYPVKDTIVKFEYRYDRANGALFLDTATGGYKKSNNVLAAQIVYSF, from the coding sequence GTGCACATCAAGAACCACATAAAGACCGTCCGCCGCTCGCTCGTGTTGGCGATGATGGCGGGCGTGGTGCCGGCCATGGCCGCGACCCACAACGCCGCGACCGTGGACGGGATCTCGATCTCCGGTTATATCGATCCGACGTATATCTATAACCAGGATGCTCAGGTGAGCTCCTTCTTTTTCGCTGATCGCAACGCGCCATACTATTATTATCACAGCACCTTCGGGGATCTCTTTCTCAACTTCAACAAAAAATTTGGCAACGGCGGATCGATCGATATCCAGATCATGCCGACGCGCGGCTACGGCGGCAGCTTCGGAAGTCCGGCTACCACTCCCCATGCCGCCAACAGCATCATCAATGCCGCGATCCTGACCCTGCCGGTGAGCAAGACCGTCGACTTCATCGCCGGGCAGGTTCCCGCGTGGGATGGCTACGAGCTCGAGACCTCGCCGCAGATGCTCACCATCACCCACAACCTGCTCTATGATTTCAGTGAGCCGGGCTACTTCACGGGCGCGGGCGCGAGCTACACCTCGGGGATACTGACCGTCCAGACCCTGGTCGGCAATTCCTGGAACACCGCTTACACCGGCAGCGCTGCTCCCACCAAGGCCCCGACCTTCGAGTACCGCGTGTCGGCGGCGCCCACCAGCCACTTGAGTTTCGGGCTCTATGGCACCATCGGCAAGAACCCGATGCTCATCAATCCCGCGGTTGAGACCACGCGGATCTATAACGATTTCGACGGCACCTACACCCTGGGCGCCGCCACCTTCAATTGGCAGTTCGATCTCGGTCATCAGACCGCGGGGGCCGCCAATGGCGGCAACGCCATGTGGTACGGCACCTCGTTGCTCGCCAACTACCGGTTCACGCCGCTCGTGGGCGCGACATTGCGTTACGACTACCTGAACGACAAGAAGAACGGCGGCCATGTCGCTTTGGCGGACTACTACGACGGCTTCGCGCCGACCTCGGCCCTGGCACCTGGCGTCAACAACGGCCCGGTGCGCCAGGCGGTCACCGCCGATCTGCTGCTCTATCCCGTCAAGGACACGATCGTGAAGTTCGAGTACCGCTACGATCGCGCCAACGGCGCCCTGTTCCTGGATACGGCCACGGGAGGCTACAAGAAGAGCAACAACGTCCTGGCCGCGCAGATCGTGTATTCATTCTAA